From the genome of Spinacia oleracea cultivar Varoflay chromosome 2, BTI_SOV_V1, whole genome shotgun sequence, one region includes:
- the LOC110800860 gene encoding protein yippee-like At3g11230 produces MGRLFLITLEGRIYSCRHCRTHLGIADDILSKEFHSRNGTAYLFDKLVNVSVGEKEERLMMTGLHTVVDIFCVGCGSLMGWKYEAAYEVSQKYKEGKYILERHQVYGPTGIAYPVIQDPHDDDTDNTDD; encoded by the exons ATGGGGAGATTGTTTCTGATCACATTGGAAGGGCGGATTTACAGCTGTAGACATTGCCGTACCCACCTGGGCATCGCCGATGATATCCTTTCTAAG GAATTCCACAGCAGAAATGGCACGGCTTATCTTTTTGACAAACT TGTGAATGTATCTGTTGGAGAGAAAGAAGAGCGTCTGATGATGACAGGACTGCACACGGTGGTAGACATATTCTGTGTTGGCTGTGGCTCCCTTATGGGATGGAAATAT GAGGCTGCATACGAGGTGAGTCAGAAGTACAAGGAAGGGAAATACATACTGGAGAG ACATCAGGTATACGGTCCAACTGGAATTGCATATCCTGTCATTCAAGATCCTCACGATGACGACACAGATAACACGGATGATTGA